In Micromonospora purpureochromogenes, a single window of DNA contains:
- a CDS encoding amylo-alpha-1,6-glucosidase, whose amino-acid sequence MSDLISILDGNTFVISDGNGDIDASPSLPTGLFSFDTRFLSRWHLSINGERLTALAVNDLQYYETRFYLVPGAPTHYIDAKVTVIRQRSVGAGFDEELTVLNHENKLVDLTVRLEVGSDFADLFEIKDMRQKKGRYFARIDDGCLRLGYDREAFRRETVISSSASAEIDENGLTFAIRLEPHGKWVTQLRVATLGPDGQEVRLSLRGQPISRAKRKLREDLQHWRDQAPTLVCDFEPLMRTYRRSIIDLAALRYTPLVSGGRIRTLMAAGLPWFMTVLGRDSILTSLQALPFLPELAEATLFALAVPQGSRLDDFREEEPGKILHEFRYGESAVFEEQPHTAYFGSADSTPLYVILLDEYERWTGDDAVVHELEYEARAALAWLDTYADMMGNGYVWYQRRNEQSGLVNQGWKDSWDSISYNDGQLPGFPRATCELQGYAYDAKLRGARLARRFWGDPAYADRLEREAADLKERFNRDFWIEDRQYYALALDAEGRPVDALASNMGHLLWSGIVDESRVGKVAEHLLGPKLFSGWGVRTLAVDAGRYNPVGRHVGTVWPFDNSFIAWGLRRCGLSEEAGRIAEAMIEAAEFFDGRLPEAFAGYDRALTEYPVQYPAACSPRALSSGAPLLLLRVILGLEPHADHLIIRPALPKLIGRLELLDIPGRWGRIDALGRQR is encoded by the coding sequence ATGAGTGACTTGATCAGTATCCTGGATGGCAATACTTTCGTGATCAGCGACGGCAATGGCGACATTGATGCGTCGCCGTCGCTGCCCACCGGGTTGTTCTCGTTTGACACCAGATTCTTGTCGAGATGGCATCTAAGTATCAATGGCGAGCGACTGACGGCACTCGCTGTCAATGATCTTCAGTATTACGAGACGCGGTTCTATCTCGTTCCGGGCGCCCCGACCCACTACATCGACGCGAAGGTGACAGTGATCCGTCAGCGTTCGGTTGGCGCAGGTTTTGACGAGGAGCTGACGGTTCTCAATCACGAAAACAAGTTGGTCGATCTCACTGTCCGCTTGGAGGTGGGCAGCGATTTCGCCGATCTGTTCGAGATCAAGGACATGCGACAAAAGAAAGGCAGGTATTTCGCGCGTATCGACGACGGGTGCCTGCGGCTGGGCTACGACCGGGAGGCGTTCCGCCGAGAGACGGTGATCTCGTCCAGTGCGTCAGCAGAGATCGATGAGAATGGGCTGACCTTTGCCATCCGACTCGAACCGCATGGGAAGTGGGTCACCCAACTGCGTGTGGCGACGCTAGGCCCGGATGGGCAGGAGGTTCGCCTGAGCTTGCGTGGCCAACCCATCAGCCGGGCAAAGCGGAAGCTGCGGGAGGATCTGCAGCACTGGCGGGACCAGGCACCAACTCTGGTGTGCGACTTCGAGCCATTGATGAGGACGTACCGAAGGAGCATCATCGATCTCGCCGCGCTGCGCTATACACCGCTGGTCTCCGGCGGGCGGATCCGGACACTGATGGCGGCCGGCCTGCCGTGGTTCATGACGGTCCTCGGTCGGGACAGCATCCTCACCAGCCTGCAGGCGCTGCCGTTCCTGCCGGAGCTCGCCGAGGCGACGCTGTTCGCGTTGGCAGTTCCACAGGGCAGCCGGCTGGACGATTTCCGCGAGGAGGAGCCGGGGAAAATCCTGCACGAGTTCCGCTACGGGGAGTCGGCCGTGTTCGAGGAGCAGCCGCACACGGCATACTTCGGCAGCGCCGACTCGACCCCGCTCTACGTGATATTGCTCGACGAGTACGAGCGCTGGACCGGTGACGACGCCGTGGTGCACGAGCTCGAATACGAGGCACGTGCCGCGCTCGCCTGGCTCGACACGTACGCCGACATGATGGGCAATGGTTACGTCTGGTATCAGCGCCGCAACGAGCAGAGCGGCCTGGTGAATCAGGGCTGGAAGGACTCCTGGGATTCGATCTCCTACAACGATGGCCAGCTGCCCGGATTCCCGCGAGCGACCTGCGAGTTGCAGGGTTACGCGTACGACGCCAAGCTCCGAGGTGCCCGGCTGGCCCGACGGTTCTGGGGTGACCCAGCGTATGCCGACCGGCTGGAGCGAGAGGCCGCCGACCTCAAGGAGCGGTTCAACCGGGACTTCTGGATTGAGGATCGGCAGTACTATGCCCTCGCCCTCGACGCCGAGGGCAGACCGGTCGACGCACTCGCGTCGAACATGGGCCATCTGCTCTGGAGCGGAATCGTCGATGAGTCCCGGGTCGGTAAGGTCGCCGAGCATTTGCTCGGCCCGAAGTTGTTCTCTGGTTGGGGCGTGCGGACCCTGGCCGTGGATGCGGGGCGGTACAATCCGGTCGGCCGTCACGTGGGTACGGTGTGGCCCTTCGACAACTCGTTCATCGCCTGGGGACTGCGCCGTTGCGGCCTTTCAGAAGAGGCGGGGCGGATCGCTGAGGCGATGATCGAGGCGGCCGAGTTTTTCGACGGGCGGCTACCGGAGGCGTTCGCCGGTTATGACCGAGCGCTGACGGAGTACCCGGTCCAGTATCCGGCCGCCTGCAGTCCTCGGGCGTTGTCATCAGGCGCCCCGCTGCTGCTGCTGCGCGTCATTCTCGGCCTTGAACCGCACGCTGATCATCTGATTATCCGGCCCGCGTTGCCGAAGCTGATTGGCCGGCTCGAACTGCTCGACATTCCTGGACGGTGGGGGCGGATAGATGCCCTCGGCCGCCAACGGTAG
- a CDS encoding SCP2 sterol-binding domain-containing protein: MADPIAEFFTALTLRHDTAVRKITGTIRCDLVADGRIEYWFVDIKDGDMDVSREKRDADCLIRADKTLFRRFVTGEGNAMVAWLGYRIYIAGRTDLFRAFERLFPGPVGARDPRNLAGGPGSLAR; encoded by the coding sequence ATGGCAGACCCGATTGCGGAGTTCTTCACCGCGCTCACCCTGCGGCATGACACGGCGGTTAGGAAGATCACGGGCACTATCCGCTGCGATCTGGTTGCGGACGGGCGGATTGAATATTGGTTCGTCGACATCAAAGATGGCGACATGGACGTATCGCGGGAGAAGCGTGACGCGGACTGTCTCATCCGGGCTGACAAGACATTGTTCCGCCGCTTTGTCACGGGCGAGGGGAATGCGATGGTGGCGTGGTTGGGATATCGGATTTACATCGCGGGAAGGACGGACCTGTTCCGCGCCTTCGAACGGCTCTTTCCAGGGCCTGTTGGGGCACGTGACCCACGAAATCTGGCCGGCGGGCCCGGGAGCCTGGCACGATGA
- a CDS encoding DDE-type integrase/transposase/recombinase: protein MRRHDRDRHREGKLYLATVIDLYSRRILGYAMGAHHDAALVVAALNMAAVTRGGDVAGVIFHSDRGAEYTSAEFAKACARWQVRQSMGRVGSCFDNAVAEPLTHRLRTINVSSTGGSSRITESSTISGD, encoded by the coding sequence TTGCGGCGACATGACCGAGATCGCCACCGCGAGGGCAAGCTCTACCTCGCCACCGTCATCGACCTGTACTCCCGGCGCATCCTCGGCTACGCCATGGGCGCCCACCACGACGCCGCCCTCGTCGTCGCGGCGTTGAACATGGCCGCGGTCACCCGAGGCGGCGACGTCGCCGGAGTGATCTTCCACAGCGACCGCGGCGCCGAGTACACCTCCGCCGAGTTCGCCAAGGCTTGCGCCCGCTGGCAGGTACGCCAGTCAATGGGCCGAGTCGGGTCGTGCTTCGACAACGCCGTCGCCGAGCCGCTCACCCATCGACTACGAACGATCAACGTCTCGAGCACCGGAGGTTCAAGCCGCATAACGGAGTCCTCCACGATCTCAGGGGATTGA
- a CDS encoding transposase: MAETRRQFDADFRAGAVRIVRETGKSIAQVARDLGINDGTLANWVKKDRQARGEAAAAGGLAEDERAELARLRRGNAELAMERDVLKRSVVLWVKEATGR, encoded by the coding sequence ATGGCTGAGACGAGACGCCAGTTCGATGCGGATTTCCGAGCCGGTGCGGTGCGGATCGTGCGGGAGACCGGCAAGTCGATCGCGCAGGTCGCTCGTGACCTGGGGATCAACGACGGCACCCTCGCCAACTGGGTGAAGAAGGACCGGCAGGCCCGAGGGGAAGCCGCGGCCGCTGGTGGGCTGGCTGAGGACGAGCGGGCCGAGTTGGCGCGGTTGCGGCGGGGAAACGCCGAGCTGGCGATGGAGCGTGATGTCCTCAAGCGATCCGTGGTCCTGTGGGTCAAGGAAGCGACGGGCCGGTGA
- a CDS encoding transposase family protein produces MQVISAARSEWIFPFTGLRPAQFRKLVRLVAGRGGDAIADGRPGRQWALDLPDRVLLVATYWRTNLTMRQIGPLFGVSHSAAHRVIDTLGPLLALAPVRRRPVDQIAIVDGTLIPTRDHRLAARSKNYRYSTNLQIAIDASTRLVIAVGDPQPGNRNDTIVYRTSGIDQKLDGRPVMADGGYRGNPEVIIPYRKPADGSDLPAWKEALNVEHRTVRAGVEHVLARMKCFKILRDYRRAAHTLADAASGIANLHNIILAG; encoded by the coding sequence GTGCAGGTGATCAGCGCAGCCCGCTCTGAGTGGATTTTTCCGTTCACGGGGCTGCGGCCCGCCCAGTTCCGCAAGCTGGTCCGCTTGGTCGCCGGGCGTGGCGGTGACGCCATCGCAGACGGCCGGCCAGGCCGGCAGTGGGCCCTCGACCTGCCCGACCGGGTGCTGCTGGTGGCCACTTACTGGCGCACGAACCTGACCATGCGCCAGATCGGCCCGCTGTTCGGGGTGTCGCACTCCGCAGCGCACCGGGTCATCGACACCCTCGGCCCGCTGCTTGCCCTGGCCCCGGTGCGCCGGCGGCCGGTCGACCAGATCGCCATCGTCGACGGCACCCTGATCCCCACCCGCGATCACCGCCTGGCCGCCAGGAGCAAGAACTACCGGTACTCGACCAACCTGCAGATCGCCATCGACGCCAGCACCCGCCTGGTCATCGCCGTCGGCGACCCCCAGCCCGGCAACCGCAACGACACGATCGTCTACCGCACCAGCGGCATCGACCAAAAGCTGGACGGGCGCCCGGTGATGGCCGACGGCGGCTACCGCGGCAACCCCGAGGTGATCATCCCGTACCGCAAGCCCGCCGACGGCAGCGACCTGCCGGCGTGGAAGGAAGCCCTCAATGTCGAGCACCGCACCGTCCGCGCCGGAGTCGAACATGTTCTAGCCAGGATGAAGTGCTTCAAAATCCTGCGCGACTACCGCCGCGCCGCCCACACATTGGCCGACGCCGCTTCCGGCATCGCCAACCTCCACAACATCATCCTCGCCGGCTGA
- a CDS encoding DUF7668 domain-containing protein, protein MTAADLPARFRPTIEQVVERIAAGDFGGLARDYSRSDHDLGVWVREYPATFIPLPPEAWHHADAYFLADQDAWKVDVDLWSREEGRSDMTLQVTVWEEAGAIKLTIDDLHAL, encoded by the coding sequence GTGACTGCTGCGGATCTTCCAGCCCGGTTCAGACCCACCATCGAGCAGGTGGTCGAACGGATTGCCGCCGGCGATTTCGGCGGCCTAGCGCGGGACTACTCGCGATCGGACCACGACTTGGGCGTCTGGGTCCGCGAATACCCGGCGACGTTCATTCCGCTGCCGCCCGAGGCCTGGCACCACGCCGACGCCTACTTCCTTGCTGACCAAGACGCCTGGAAGGTCGACGTCGACCTCTGGTCTCGGGAGGAAGGCAGAAGCGACATGACCTTGCAGGTAACGGTCTGGGAAGAGGCCGGCGCAATCAAGCTGACCATCGATGACCTGCACGCTCTCTAA
- a CDS encoding transposase family protein, whose product MLSYPSTISLSSRTLNHLADLIRQHRNQHRSRWRRLDPGRQALLALAHLRNGDTYTRLAAGFAVGVATAWRYVQEAIVLLAAVAEDLATAMRRIRQLAYAILDGTLIPIDRVADQKPYYSGKHKRHGVNVQVIADAAGRLVWASPALPGSAHDLTAARIHGIIDALTSADVMTFADKGYQGARGSVRTPFKRRRFRPKLSRRQKTVNRAHARIRARGERAIATLKTWKILAKLRCCPRRATAIVQAILVLHHVEANRYAG is encoded by the coding sequence GTGCTGTCTTACCCTTCCACGATCTCGCTGTCCAGCCGCACCCTGAACCACCTCGCTGACCTCATCCGCCAGCACCGCAACCAGCATCGATCCCGGTGGCGGCGCCTCGATCCGGGCCGGCAGGCGCTGCTCGCCCTGGCCCACCTGCGCAACGGCGACACCTACACGCGGCTCGCCGCCGGGTTCGCCGTCGGCGTCGCCACCGCCTGGCGCTACGTACAGGAAGCGATCGTGCTGCTCGCAGCGGTCGCCGAGGATCTGGCCACGGCGATGCGGCGTATCCGGCAACTGGCGTACGCGATCCTGGACGGCACGTTGATTCCGATCGACCGCGTGGCAGACCAAAAGCCGTACTACTCCGGCAAGCACAAGCGCCATGGCGTGAACGTGCAGGTCATCGCCGATGCCGCCGGCCGGCTCGTCTGGGCCTCACCGGCACTGCCGGGCTCGGCGCACGACCTCACCGCCGCCCGCATCCACGGCATCATCGACGCGCTGACCAGCGCGGACGTGATGACCTTCGCCGACAAGGGCTACCAGGGCGCGCGGGGCAGCGTGCGCACGCCGTTCAAGCGGCGCCGCTTCCGGCCGAAGCTGTCGCGCCGGCAGAAGACGGTCAACCGGGCGCACGCGAGGATCCGAGCCCGCGGCGAACGGGCCATTGCCACGCTCAAGACCTGGAAGATCCTGGCCAAGCTGCGCTGCTGCCCGCGCCGCGCCACCGCAATCGTGCAGGCCATCCTCGTCTTGCACCACGTCGAAGCAAACCGCTACGCAGGATGA
- a CDS encoding ankyrin repeat domain-containing protein, with protein sequence MDRDAELVAAVRAANPAAVAKALADNADPDSAASRFTVTVLSEAASAGRLEIAHLLVDAGASLRARRPQYQSPLRSAVSNGHLDVIRLLVDRGALEVEGTDRGSLPATAIAATRHRPQAAALEVLRYLLELGADAAAGEETPIVQAVLGSAAPATIRMLLSHGADPNSRRSDGTPALILAARRGDHAAVDVLLTAGADPNAVDGYGHTALMHAIERNERAVSTALLLAGADHAGALDIARGWQRQNVQFELGEMSVGLDDVPIARTAVRLHPTGYELRGDPAEFRRWGQIVACAAEELGDDEWDTRTATPYALAQTVAHRLVDDPAKSPTASWHRIELTRAELATIRQAFVELAYAVRVTLPDGLGQEYVHDALDELKAQLP encoded by the coding sequence ATGGATCGTGATGCAGAGCTCGTTGCGGCCGTCCGTGCGGCCAATCCGGCGGCCGTGGCGAAAGCGCTCGCAGACAACGCCGACCCCGACTCCGCCGCCAGCCGCTTCACGGTGACCGTGCTGTCCGAGGCGGCGAGTGCGGGGCGGCTAGAGATCGCCCACTTGCTGGTGGACGCGGGGGCGTCGCTGCGGGCGAGGAGGCCGCAGTACCAGTCGCCGCTGCGGTCGGCGGTGAGCAATGGTCACCTCGACGTCATCCGGCTACTCGTCGATCGTGGCGCCCTCGAGGTCGAGGGCACCGACCGTGGCAGCCTTCCCGCCACCGCGATCGCCGCCACCCGGCACCGGCCCCAGGCCGCGGCGTTGGAGGTTCTGCGCTACCTGCTGGAACTCGGTGCCGACGCCGCAGCTGGCGAGGAGACCCCGATCGTCCAGGCGGTGCTGGGATCGGCCGCACCTGCCACGATCCGCATGCTGCTCAGCCATGGCGCTGATCCGAACTCGCGGCGCTCCGACGGCACCCCAGCGCTCATCCTCGCCGCTCGGCGCGGTGACCACGCCGCCGTTGACGTGCTGCTCACCGCAGGCGCTGATCCGAACGCGGTCGATGGCTACGGGCACACCGCGCTGATGCACGCCATCGAACGGAACGAGCGGGCCGTGAGCACCGCGCTGCTGCTGGCCGGTGCCGACCATGCGGGCGCGCTCGATATCGCGCGGGGCTGGCAGCGGCAGAACGTTCAGTTCGAACTCGGCGAGATGAGCGTTGGCCTGGACGACGTACCGATCGCCCGTACGGCCGTGCGGCTGCATCCCACTGGGTACGAGCTGCGCGGCGATCCGGCGGAGTTCCGCCGCTGGGGACAGATCGTCGCGTGCGCGGCGGAGGAATTGGGCGATGACGAGTGGGACACGCGGACCGCCACCCCGTACGCGCTGGCCCAGACCGTCGCCCACAGGCTCGTCGACGATCCGGCCAAGTCGCCCACGGCGTCGTGGCACCGCATCGAGCTGACCAGGGCAGAGCTGGCCACGATACGGCAGGCATTCGTGGAGCTCGCCTACGCGGTCCGTGTCACACTGCCGGACGGCCTCGGGCAGGAGTATGTCCACGACGCGCTCGACGAACTCAAAGCCCAGTTGCCCTGA
- a CDS encoding ankyrin repeat domain-containing protein — MNASDANGWTALHFAAQAQSTPVAAEMLAAGAIVDSLDEHGSTPLWRAVFSHRTEPATLRTLLAAGADPDRGNVHGVSPRALAGRIANTDATNHMPPRPRWAASQGRVFGVPSGRMGLMIATS; from the coding sequence GTGAACGCCTCGGACGCGAATGGGTGGACAGCTCTGCACTTCGCCGCCCAGGCCCAATCCACTCCTGTCGCCGCCGAGATGCTGGCCGCCGGTGCGATCGTCGACAGCCTCGACGAGCACGGCAGCACCCCGCTCTGGCGTGCCGTATTCAGTCACCGCACCGAGCCCGCGACTCTGCGAACGCTCCTGGCCGCAGGTGCCGACCCTGACCGCGGCAACGTCCACGGGGTCAGTCCGCGCGCCCTCGCCGGACGCATTGCCAACACCGACGCCACCAACCACATGCCGCCGCGGCCACGATGGGCGGCGTCGCAAGGACGAGTCTTCGGCGTACCATCGGGGCGCATGGGGCTCATGATCGCGACTTCGTAA
- a CDS encoding SMI1/KNR4 family protein, protein MAGPAEEHGDQARVRHLLPRLPRDPARPLPGGASDRELADLAIRLGTDLPEELAAWLRTCEGAAIGPGGLFGHRPDTDFLDMAARAAEYPGWRQLGWLPVAGDGFGNFYMLLIQGSLAGHVAFVEAISEPNEITYVAASNLWSFLRFLFEKELGAKGWPVDPTVVLAADPGLAHVPANPLPWTR, encoded by the coding sequence GTGGCCGGGCCAGCAGAAGAACACGGCGACCAAGCCCGGGTGCGTCACTTGCTGCCACGTCTGCCTCGCGACCCGGCAAGGCCGCTCCCCGGCGGTGCCAGCGATCGAGAGCTGGCTGATCTCGCCATCCGGCTCGGCACAGATCTTCCGGAGGAGCTGGCCGCCTGGCTGCGGACGTGCGAGGGTGCCGCAATCGGACCCGGTGGGCTCTTTGGACACCGCCCGGATACCGACTTCCTCGACATGGCCGCTCGCGCCGCCGAATATCCCGGATGGCGGCAGCTCGGCTGGCTCCCGGTCGCCGGCGACGGCTTCGGGAACTTCTACATGCTGCTGATTCAGGGATCGCTCGCCGGGCACGTCGCTTTCGTCGAAGCCATCTCCGAACCGAACGAGATCACCTACGTGGCGGCCTCGAACCTCTGGAGCTTCCTGCGCTTCCTGTTCGAGAAAGAGCTCGGCGCGAAGGGCTGGCCGGTCGACCCGACAGTCGTCCTGGCGGCCGACCCCGGCCTCGCCCATGTCCCCGCCAACCCATTGCCATGGACCCGTTGA
- a CDS encoding permease, with the protein MTAPERIAPPGDQATPSPTSVDQDHAPSPPPGRRAATRALIAERVGSVEVLAAMLVLLLVLREPLATLLSAPSLATWTTVFVSVMVQAVPFLVFGVLLSAVIAVFVPRSFWARALPRHPALAVPVASAAGVILPGCECGAVPIAGSLIRRGVTPAAALAFLLAAPAINPIVLTATAVAFPNNPEMVLGRAVASLVVAMVMGWLWLRLGRADWIRLPRRPDLDGLGRGEAFWSAVRHDVVHAGGFLVVGAMAAASINVLVPERWLQTLADHPVLSVLALAGLAVLLSICSEADAFVAASLSQFSLTSRLAFLVVGPMVDLKLISMQAGIFGRRFAARFAPATFAVAVAVAVLTGAVLL; encoded by the coding sequence GTGACCGCACCCGAGCGCATCGCCCCACCCGGAGATCAGGCGACGCCCAGTCCGACGAGCGTCGACCAGGATCACGCGCCGTCGCCGCCACCCGGTCGCCGCGCCGCGACCCGGGCGCTGATCGCCGAGCGGGTCGGCTCGGTCGAGGTACTCGCCGCGATGCTCGTCCTGCTTCTCGTCCTCCGCGAGCCACTGGCCACGCTGCTCTCCGCGCCGTCCCTGGCGACCTGGACGACGGTCTTCGTCTCCGTCATGGTGCAGGCGGTTCCGTTCCTGGTATTCGGCGTGCTGCTCTCCGCCGTGATCGCTGTGTTCGTACCCCGCTCGTTCTGGGCCCGTGCCCTACCCCGACACCCCGCCCTCGCCGTGCCGGTGGCCAGCGCCGCGGGCGTCATCCTGCCCGGCTGCGAGTGCGGTGCCGTGCCGATCGCCGGCTCCTTGATCCGCCGCGGCGTCACCCCCGCCGCCGCCCTCGCGTTCCTGCTCGCCGCGCCGGCCATCAACCCGATCGTGCTCACCGCCACCGCGGTCGCGTTCCCCAACAACCCGGAGATGGTCCTCGGGCGCGCCGTCGCCAGCCTCGTCGTCGCCATGGTCATGGGCTGGCTCTGGCTGCGCCTGGGGCGCGCCGACTGGATCCGGCTACCACGCCGACCCGACCTGGACGGACTCGGACGCGGCGAGGCGTTCTGGTCTGCGGTCCGCCACGACGTCGTCCACGCCGGCGGCTTCCTCGTCGTCGGCGCGATGGCCGCTGCCAGCATCAACGTCCTGGTCCCCGAACGGTGGTTGCAGACCCTCGCCGACCACCCGGTGCTCTCCGTGCTCGCGCTGGCCGGACTCGCCGTACTGCTGTCCATCTGCTCCGAGGCCGATGCATTCGTCGCCGCCTCACTGTCGCAGTTCTCCCTCACCTCCCGGCTCGCCTTCCTGGTGGTTGGTCCCATGGTCGATCTCAAACTCATCTCCATGCAGGCCGGGATCTTCGGCCGACGCTTCGCCGCCCGATTCGCGCCCGCCACCTTTGCGGTCGCCGTCGCGGTCGCCGTGCTCACCGGGGCGGTGCTGCTGTGA